A DNA window from Scylla paramamosain isolate STU-SP2022 chromosome 10, ASM3559412v1, whole genome shotgun sequence contains the following coding sequences:
- the LOC135104493 gene encoding translation initiation factor eIF2 assembly protein-like, giving the protein MKVQDVMGCSFPAWYDKFKKCSIKSLVMPLTPEVLTYLQDDGTLVLPEGSQPEMTYERGPMPEEPTQDWDHCETSGSVVEGPKLEDFTNKIRDAIAKLGGSVFPKLNWSAPKDASWIAFNNSLRCSTPGDVFLLLKSSSFVTHDLTGPFKDCDDSSEADSHIDYCLVLRKWMDINPAYEFRCFVRDKELVGISQRDVSQSYSCIGGDHNNIRSDIISFWRENIENRFPLQSYVFDVYRPAKDRVLLLDFNPFGETTDGLLFSWSEMCQSEDEGQGLSRIIEDEISEMRIEDTEDSNMLHYNERNLTDSNRQTPPRDALPEFRFISDATGVQPSPYMHYGLPVDIRDLSTGQDPHKLIDFLQMKIQNEVDESSEDEEVPS; this is encoded by the exons ATGAAGGTTCAGGACGTGATGGGGTGCAGCTTCCCAGCGTGGTATGACAAGTTCAAGAAGTGCTCCATCAAGAG CCTGGTGATGCCCCTGACACCGGAGGTGCTTACCTACTTGCAGGATGATGGCACGCTGGTATTGCCTGAGGGTTCACAGCCTGAAATGACATATGAGCGTGGGCCCATGCCTGAGGAGCCCACTCAGGACTGGGACCACTGTGAGACTTCTGGCAGTGTTGTTGAG GGCCCCAAACTAGAAGACTTCACCAACAAGATCCGAGATGCCATTGCTAAACTGGGAGGAAGTGTATTTCCCAAGCTAAACTGGAGTGCCCCAAAG GATGCCTCTTGGATTGCCTTCAATAACTCTCTGAGGTGCAGCACCCCTGGggatgttttccttctcctcaagAGCAGTAGCTTTGTGACCCATGATCTCACTGGCCCTTTTAAG GACTGTGATGACTCAAGTGAGGctgattcacatattgactacTGTCTTGTTCTCCGCAAGTGGATGGACATCAACCCAGCATATGAGTTCCGCTGTTTTGTAAGGGATAAGGAACTTGTAG GTATCTCTCAAAGGGATGTAAGCCAGAGCTACTCCTGCATTGGTGGAGATCATAACAATATTCGCAGCGACATCATCAGCTTTTGGCgggaaaacattgaaaacagatTCCCTCTTCAAAGCT aTGTATTTGATGTGTACCGTCCAGCCAAGGACCGTGTACTTTTGCTGGACTTCAACCCATTTGGAGAGACGACTGAtggtctcctcttctcttgGTCTGAGATGTGCCAGTCAGAAGATGAAGGACAAGGCTTGAGCAGG ATCATTGAAGATGAAATCAGTGAAATGAGGATTGAGGACACTGAGGATAGCAACATGCTGCACTACAATGAGAGGAATCTGACAGACAGCAATAGGCAAACACCTCCTCGTGATGCCTTGCCAGAGTTCAGATTCATATCAGATGCAACAGGAGTACAGCCCAGTCCCTACAT GCATTACGGTCTTCCAGTGGACATCAGAGACCTCAGCACTGGCCAAGACCCTCACAAACTAATAGATTTTCTACAAATG aaaatCCAAAATGAAGTTGATGAAAGTTCTGAGGATGAAGAAGTTCCCAGCTGA